A portion of the Cryptomeria japonica chromosome 5, Sugi_1.0, whole genome shotgun sequence genome contains these proteins:
- the LOC131036808 gene encoding uncharacterized protein LOC131036808 — MAGTRFVTHVKAILLLILVFEISSISSQSRHEEGRCGCSCSSSTRAFPTKVFTPLLMSATVGLYVLVAVFWFASVCLALRYGLKSCIDYLNFNDDSFEDYNEIIARPRIRAQNCNTKFLAEKDQAFAME, encoded by the coding sequence ATGGCAGGAACGAGGTTTGTGACTCATGTCAAGGCCATTCTTCTGCTTATTCTGGTTTTTGAGATCAGTTCTATTTCATCCCAGAGTAGACATGAGGAGGGTCGCTGTGGATGCAGTTGTTCTAGCAGCACAAGAGCATTCCCTACTAAGGTCTTCACTCCGCTGCTTATGAGTGCTACTGTTGGGCTCTATGTACTTGTCGCAGTATTTTGGTTCGCTTCTGTATGTCTGGCTTTGCGATATGGTCTCAAAAGCTGTATTGATTATCTAAACTTCAACGACGACAGTTTTGAGGATTACAACGAGATCATTGCGCGGCCCAGGATTCGAGCCCAGAACTGCAACACCAAGTTCTTAGCAGAAAAGGATCAGGCCTTCGCCATGGAATAA